One part of the Lotus japonicus ecotype B-129 chromosome 2, LjGifu_v1.2 genome encodes these proteins:
- the LOC130738626 gene encoding uncharacterized protein LOC130738626 isoform X1: protein MYISLCSFISAEPSTLSPSIFDGQLLQEQYQSPTSMDIMETTKVAETTFLQDGRKAEQCIPPLLLAAQMPSCNQSYLFQGKMVLLDKLLSKLKERDSRALKFTQVVWACMELSIMYSIELLAKLEVRDQMPCRPTHFRDWTSPDYLMFHGYQHSRIEDNIDGEHRHASIAVFVAINLATADIDILYHSDWLTYKLKIRLIGFARRKKLKFTYSAQRLGYSIFAHNKYHRMKKNLWCLKRKKKASIGKVETACII from the exons ATGTATATTTCGCTGTGCAGTTTCATCTCCGCTGAGCCCAGCACCCTGTCCCCTTCAATTTTCGATGGCCAATTGCTCCAGGAGCAATATCAGAGTCCAACTTCGATGGATATCATGGAAACGACAAAG GTTGCAGAAACAACATTTTTACAAGATGGGAGAAAG GCAGAACAATGCATTCCCCCTTTGCTTTTAGCTGCGCAGATGCCAAGTTGTAATCAATCATATCTCTTCCAAG GTAAAATGGTTCTACTGGATAAATTACTTTCCAAACTAAAAGAACGGGATTCCAGGGCACTTAAATTTACACAG GTGGTTTGGGCATGTATGGAATTGAGCATCATGTATTCGATAGAGTTGTTGGCCAAATTGGAAGTAAGGGACCAAATGCCCTGCAGACCTACACACTTCCGAGACTGGACAAGTCCAG ATTATTTAATGTTTCATGGATACCAACATTCCCGCATAGAAGACAATATTGATGGAGAACATCGTCATGCTTCCATTGCTGTTTTTGTTGCCATTAATCTTGCTACTGCTGACATTGACATTCTTTATCACAGTGACTG GTTGACCTATAAGCTCAAGATCAGGCTCATAGGATTCGCCAGAAGAAAGAAGTTGAAGTTTACATATTCTGCTCAGAG GCTTGGCTATTCAATATTTGCTCACAACAAATATCATCGGATGAAGAAGAACCTTTGgtgtttaaaaagaaaaaaaaaagctagcATTGGAAAAGTCGAGACAGCGTGCATCATTTGA
- the LOC130738626 gene encoding probable chromatin-remodeling complex ATPase chain isoform X2, whose protein sequence is MYISLCSFISAEPSTLSPSIFDGQLLQEQYQSPTSMDIMETTKAEQCIPPLLLAAQMPSCNQSYLFQGKMVLLDKLLSKLKERDSRALKFTQVVWACMELSIMYSIELLAKLEVRDQMPCRPTHFRDWTSPDYLMFHGYQHSRIEDNIDGEHRHASIAVFVAINLATADIDILYHSDWLTYKLKIRLIGFARRKKLKFTYSAQRLGYSIFAHNKYHRMKKNLWCLKRKKKASIGKVETACII, encoded by the exons ATGTATATTTCGCTGTGCAGTTTCATCTCCGCTGAGCCCAGCACCCTGTCCCCTTCAATTTTCGATGGCCAATTGCTCCAGGAGCAATATCAGAGTCCAACTTCGATGGATATCATGGAAACGACAAAG GCAGAACAATGCATTCCCCCTTTGCTTTTAGCTGCGCAGATGCCAAGTTGTAATCAATCATATCTCTTCCAAG GTAAAATGGTTCTACTGGATAAATTACTTTCCAAACTAAAAGAACGGGATTCCAGGGCACTTAAATTTACACAG GTGGTTTGGGCATGTATGGAATTGAGCATCATGTATTCGATAGAGTTGTTGGCCAAATTGGAAGTAAGGGACCAAATGCCCTGCAGACCTACACACTTCCGAGACTGGACAAGTCCAG ATTATTTAATGTTTCATGGATACCAACATTCCCGCATAGAAGACAATATTGATGGAGAACATCGTCATGCTTCCATTGCTGTTTTTGTTGCCATTAATCTTGCTACTGCTGACATTGACATTCTTTATCACAGTGACTG GTTGACCTATAAGCTCAAGATCAGGCTCATAGGATTCGCCAGAAGAAAGAAGTTGAAGTTTACATATTCTGCTCAGAG GCTTGGCTATTCAATATTTGCTCACAACAAATATCATCGGATGAAGAAGAACCTTTGgtgtttaaaaagaaaaaaaaaagctagcATTGGAAAAGTCGAGACAGCGTGCATCATTTGA
- the LOC130738626 gene encoding uncharacterized protein LOC130738626 isoform X3, with amino-acid sequence MYISLCSFISAEPSTLSPSIFDGQLLQEQYQSPTSMDIMETTKVAETTFLQDGRKAEQCIPPLLLAAQMPSCNQSYLFQGKMVLLDKLLSKLKERDSRALKFTQVVWACMELSIMYSIELLAKLEVRDQMPCRPTHFRDWTSPDYLMFHGYQHSRIEDNIDGEHRHASIAVFVAINLATADIDILYHSDWLTYKLKIRLIGFARRKKLKFTYSAQSSMLE; translated from the exons ATGTATATTTCGCTGTGCAGTTTCATCTCCGCTGAGCCCAGCACCCTGTCCCCTTCAATTTTCGATGGCCAATTGCTCCAGGAGCAATATCAGAGTCCAACTTCGATGGATATCATGGAAACGACAAAG GTTGCAGAAACAACATTTTTACAAGATGGGAGAAAG GCAGAACAATGCATTCCCCCTTTGCTTTTAGCTGCGCAGATGCCAAGTTGTAATCAATCATATCTCTTCCAAG GTAAAATGGTTCTACTGGATAAATTACTTTCCAAACTAAAAGAACGGGATTCCAGGGCACTTAAATTTACACAG GTGGTTTGGGCATGTATGGAATTGAGCATCATGTATTCGATAGAGTTGTTGGCCAAATTGGAAGTAAGGGACCAAATGCCCTGCAGACCTACACACTTCCGAGACTGGACAAGTCCAG ATTATTTAATGTTTCATGGATACCAACATTCCCGCATAGAAGACAATATTGATGGAGAACATCGTCATGCTTCCATTGCTGTTTTTGTTGCCATTAATCTTGCTACTGCTGACATTGACATTCTTTATCACAGTGACTG GTTGACCTATAAGCTCAAGATCAGGCTCATAGGATTCGCCAGAAGAAAGAAGTTGAAGTTTACATATTCTGCTCAGAG TTCTATGTTAGAGTGA